In Xylanibacter ruminicola 23, a single genomic region encodes these proteins:
- a CDS encoding LD-carboxypeptidase, with translation MKKLVIISLMLCWMLSLSAQFLNSGDTIAIISPSSATDTATINGGIQTLEKWGYPCIVAPHALADYHGFAGTIDERLSDLLWALRTPSIKAIMCSRGGDGAAHLLSRISLDTLQQYPKMIIGFSDVTALLCAQARAGVMGIHGSMCHALKTYEGNDTVSQALRGMLAGHLPTYRIAPHPLNITGKAEGIIVGGNMSVFNNLAGSDFDPLFIDGIVLFIEDTGEGMSKVDRMLHNIEIRGLQKHIRAVIVGQFNKYKHPENGFDDMYALLNEYLQHWHIPVCYNFPVGHAHLKNFPLLTGAKATLEVNPDEVVLDYNNSH, from the coding sequence ATGAAGAAACTCGTTATCATATCGCTGATGCTTTGCTGGATGCTGTCGCTTTCAGCCCAATTCCTAAATTCGGGCGACACCATCGCTATAATCTCGCCTTCAAGTGCAACCGATACTGCTACCATTAATGGCGGCATCCAAACCTTAGAGAAGTGGGGCTATCCATGCATCGTGGCGCCCCATGCACTGGCCGATTATCATGGTTTTGCAGGCACTATCGATGAGCGACTTAGCGATTTGCTGTGGGCTTTACGCACACCATCCATCAAGGCCATCATGTGTTCGCGAGGCGGCGATGGAGCTGCCCATCTGCTTTCCCGTATCTCATTAGATACACTCCAGCAGTATCCAAAGATGATTATCGGATTCAGCGATGTGACGGCGTTGCTGTGTGCCCAGGCTAGGGCAGGCGTAATGGGTATTCATGGTTCGATGTGTCATGCATTGAAAACCTACGAGGGCAACGATACCGTGAGTCAGGCTTTACGAGGCATGCTTGCTGGTCATCTGCCCACCTATCGCATTGCTCCCCATCCCTTAAACATAACAGGTAAGGCCGAGGGCATTATCGTTGGTGGTAACATGAGCGTTTTCAACAATCTGGCAGGCTCTGATTTCGATCCGCTGTTTATCGATGGAATCGTACTATTTATTGAAGATACAGGCGAGGGCATGAGTAAGGTAGACCGCATGCTGCATAACATCGAGATACGTGGCTTACAGAAACACATCCGAGCCGTTATTGTTGGGCAGTTCAACAAATACAAACACCCCGAAAACGGTTTCGACGACATGTACGCCCTGCTCAACGAGTACCTACAGCATTGGCACATCCCCGTATGCTACAACTTTCCTGTAGGTCATGCCCACCTAAAAAACTTCCCCCTCCTAACAGGCGCCAAAGCCACATTAGAAGTAAACCCCGATGAGGTAGTGCTAGATTACAATAATTCCCATTAG